The following proteins are co-located in the Streptomyces sp. NBC_01198 genome:
- a CDS encoding ABC transporter substrate-binding protein, with amino-acid sequence MRPTSTCSTRRSTAIAGCSAVLALTAATTAGCGGDSGGSGSKSLDLITGVKSDPFYITMTCAAQQEAKKRGVKLTVNGSAQWDVAVQRPIIDSVAATHPGGLLISPVDTAALTPSLRQVQSAGTKVVLVDTEVTDSSIGVSRISSDNEAGGKTAAKALAQLMGDKGSAIVISVKPGVSTTDARIKGFTEEMKAHPAITLLPVLYDNDLPATAASQIQSTLAAHPDLGGVFAGNTNTAQGISTGLQAAGKQGKVKVAAFDAEPDEITALTNGTLDVLVAQDPGAIGRQGVDQALAAIDKKKVTARIGTDMVAITKTNMDQPDIKRYFYQAAC; translated from the coding sequence ATGCGCCCGACCAGCACGTGTTCCACCAGAAGATCGACGGCGATCGCCGGATGCAGCGCGGTCCTCGCCCTGACCGCCGCGACCACCGCCGGCTGCGGCGGCGACTCCGGCGGCTCGGGGTCGAAGTCCCTCGACCTGATCACCGGCGTCAAGAGCGACCCCTTCTACATCACCATGACCTGCGCGGCCCAGCAGGAGGCCAAGAAGCGCGGCGTCAAACTCACCGTCAACGGCTCCGCCCAGTGGGACGTCGCCGTCCAGCGCCCCATCATCGACTCCGTCGCCGCCACCCATCCCGGCGGCCTGCTGATCTCCCCGGTCGACACCGCCGCCCTGACCCCCTCGCTGCGGCAGGTCCAGAGCGCGGGCACCAAGGTCGTCCTGGTCGACACCGAGGTCACCGACAGCTCGATCGGCGTGTCGCGCATATCGTCGGACAACGAGGCCGGCGGCAAGACCGCGGCGAAGGCCCTCGCCCAGCTCATGGGCGACAAGGGGTCGGCGATCGTCATCAGCGTCAAACCGGGCGTGTCCACCACCGACGCCCGGATCAAGGGCTTCACCGAGGAGATGAAGGCGCACCCCGCCATCACGCTGCTGCCGGTGCTCTACGACAACGACCTGCCCGCCACCGCCGCCTCGCAGATCCAGTCCACCCTGGCCGCCCACCCCGACCTCGGCGGGGTCTTCGCCGGCAACACCAACACCGCCCAGGGCATCTCCACCGGGCTGCAGGCGGCCGGCAAGCAGGGCAAGGTCAAGGTCGCCGCCTTCGACGCCGAACCCGACGAGATCACCGCGCTCACCAACGGCACCCTCGACGTGCTGGTCGCCCAGGACCCCGGGGCGATCGGACGGCAGGGCGTCGACCAGGCGCTCGCCGCGATCGACAAGAAGAAGGTCACCGCCAGGATCGGCACCGACATGGTCGCCATCACCAAGACCAACATGGACCAGCCGGACATCAAGAGGTATTTCTACCAAGCCGCCTGCTGA